In Nostoc sp. GT001, a genomic segment contains:
- the glcD gene encoding glycolate oxidase subunit GlcD: protein MLTQDKKQRNWKPILKAFEGVLGKNGVVQRREELITYECDGLTGYRQRPAVVVLPRTTEQVAQVVKICNQYSIPFIARGSGTGLSGGALPVEDSVLIVTSLMRQILSIDLENQRTVVQPGVINSWVTQAVSGAGFYYAPDPSSQIICSIGGNIAENSGGVHCLKYGVTTNHVLGLKIVTPEGDIIDMGGQIPEMPGYDLTGVFVGSEGTLGIATEITLRILKSAESICVLLADFTSIEAAGATVSDIISAGIIPGGMEMMDNFSINAVEDVVATNCYPRDATAILLIEIDGLEVEVAGNKQRVTEICKKNGARNVTSATDPETRLKLWKGRKAAFAAAGHLSPDYYVQDGVIPRTQLPYVLHEIEALSKQYGYRVANVFHAGDGNLHPLILYDNSVHGALEQVEEMGGKILKLCVQVGGSISGEHGIGAEKRCYMPQMFSQVDLETMQWVRQVFNPKGLANPEKIFPTPRTCGEAANASALKQFEGVERF, encoded by the coding sequence ATGCTTACCCAAGATAAAAAACAACGTAACTGGAAGCCCATTCTCAAAGCATTCGAGGGTGTCCTTGGCAAAAATGGTGTGGTGCAACGCCGCGAAGAACTCATTACATATGAATGCGATGGTTTAACTGGTTATCGCCAACGTCCCGCTGTGGTGGTTTTACCCAGAACTACAGAACAAGTTGCCCAAGTTGTGAAAATATGCAATCAATATTCAATACCTTTCATAGCACGCGGTTCTGGTACTGGTCTATCTGGCGGCGCTTTACCAGTAGAAGATTCTGTTCTAATTGTTACCTCATTAATGCGGCAAATCCTCAGCATTGATTTAGAAAATCAACGGACAGTTGTACAACCAGGGGTGATTAATAGTTGGGTAACACAAGCTGTAAGTGGTGCTGGTTTTTACTACGCTCCTGACCCTTCTAGCCAAATTATCTGCTCGATTGGGGGCAACATTGCGGAAAATTCTGGTGGCGTACATTGTCTAAAATACGGTGTTACTACTAACCACGTTTTAGGATTAAAAATTGTCACGCCGGAAGGAGATATTATCGATATGGGCGGACAAATTCCAGAAATGCCTGGTTATGATTTAACAGGTGTTTTTGTTGGTTCTGAAGGCACTTTAGGAATTGCCACAGAAATTACTTTGCGAATTCTCAAAAGTGCTGAATCAATTTGTGTACTATTGGCAGATTTTACAAGTATTGAAGCTGCTGGAGCAACTGTTTCTGACATCATCAGTGCCGGGATTATTCCTGGTGGTATGGAAATGATGGACAACTTTAGCATCAATGCAGTTGAAGATGTTGTAGCAACTAATTGTTATCCCCGCGATGCTACTGCTATTTTGCTAATAGAAATTGACGGTTTAGAAGTGGAAGTTGCAGGGAATAAGCAGCGAGTTACCGAAATTTGTAAAAAGAATGGGGCGCGGAATGTCACTTCTGCTACTGACCCAGAAACTCGTTTGAAATTATGGAAAGGGCGCAAAGCTGCTTTTGCTGCTGCTGGACATTTAAGCCCAGATTATTATGTACAAGATGGTGTAATTCCTCGGACTCAGTTGCCTTATGTTTTACATGAAATTGAGGCATTAAGTAAACAATACGGTTATCGGGTTGCTAATGTATTTCATGCTGGCGATGGCAATCTTCATCCGCTAATTCTTTATGATAATTCTGTGCATGGAGCATTAGAGCAAGTAGAAGAGATGGGTGGAAAAATTCTTAAACTTTGTGTCCAAGTCGGTGGTAGTATTTCTGGTGAACATGGCATCGGTGCAGAGAAAAGGTGTTATATGCCACAGATGTTTAGCCAAGTTGATTTAGAAACTATGCAATGGGTACGGCAAGTTTTTAATCCTAAAGGGTTAGCAAATCCTGAAAAGATATTCCCCACACCACGAACTTGTGGTGAAGCAGCAAATGCATCGGCACTAAAACAATTTGAAGGTGTGGAAAGATTTTAA
- a CDS encoding glycoside hydrolase family 10 protein, with product MNRVARRCVAYLLCLGLVVALTGFLPSSLPVYSQKTSPLTTEIRGVWLTNVASGVLFVPWGINRAINQLSTLNFNTIYPVVWNRGHTFYKSTVAKITTGSETQPLLNFMHGGQDVLAKIVTLAKNKDLRVIPWFEYGFMTPHYSQLARRYPDWLTIGQEGINSIQDAPPEEIDNLLITKQAWLNPLHPQVQEFIQGLILEVVRDYDVDGIQLDDHFGMPVQFGYDRFTIELYQQEHQGKSPPTDPFNPEWMRWRADKITDFMAEIYQAVKAVKPKIKISLSPNYQAFAYKYYLQDWENWVKKGLVNELILQVYRNDKKSFIAQLEQPSIKLAQSLIPVGIGISTGTVGNPVKMAQVREQVQVVRDRNFDGISFFYWESLWGYIVPESPQQRRKGFFEMFNAKTVRLLQTKKL from the coding sequence ATGAATCGGGTTGCTCGCCGTTGTGTTGCTTACTTGCTGTGTTTGGGATTAGTAGTCGCTTTAACAGGTTTTTTACCTTCTTCACTGCCAGTTTATTCCCAAAAAACCAGTCCTTTAACTACAGAAATTCGCGGCGTTTGGCTTACTAATGTTGCTAGTGGTGTACTATTTGTCCCTTGGGGTATTAACCGTGCCATAAATCAATTATCGACTCTCAACTTTAATACGATTTATCCTGTAGTTTGGAACCGAGGACATACTTTTTACAAGAGTACTGTAGCCAAAATAACTACAGGATCAGAAACTCAACCTTTGCTTAACTTCATGCACGGTGGACAGGATGTTTTAGCAAAAATAGTAACACTTGCCAAAAATAAAGATTTGAGAGTCATTCCCTGGTTTGAATACGGGTTCATGACGCCGCATTATTCACAATTAGCAAGGCGTTATCCTGACTGGTTGACAATTGGGCAAGAAGGTATAAACTCTATTCAAGATGCTCCACCAGAAGAAATCGACAATCTTTTAATAACTAAACAAGCTTGGTTGAATCCCTTACATCCACAAGTACAAGAGTTTATTCAAGGGTTAATTTTAGAAGTAGTAAGGGATTATGATGTGGATGGTATTCAGCTTGATGACCATTTTGGGATGCCTGTACAGTTCGGCTACGATCGCTTCACTATTGAACTATACCAGCAAGAACATCAAGGCAAAAGTCCCCCTACCGACCCTTTTAACCCAGAATGGATGCGGTGGCGGGCAGATAAAATTACTGATTTTATGGCAGAAATCTATCAAGCTGTGAAGGCAGTTAAGCCCAAAATCAAAATATCTCTGTCTCCCAACTATCAAGCTTTTGCTTATAAATACTATTTGCAAGATTGGGAAAATTGGGTAAAAAAAGGTTTAGTTAATGAGTTAATTTTGCAGGTGTATCGAAACGACAAAAAGTCTTTTATCGCTCAATTGGAACAACCATCTATAAAATTGGCTCAAAGTCTAATTCCTGTAGGTATTGGTATATCCACAGGAACGGTAGGTAATCCGGTGAAAATGGCACAAGTTAGAGAACAGGTTCAGGTAGTACGCGATCGCAATTTTGATGGTATCTCCTTTTTCTACTGGGAGAGTCTGTGGGGTTACATCGTACCGGAATCACCACAACAGCGACGCAAAGGTTTTTTTGAGATGTTTAATGCAAAAACTGTCAGACTATTACAAACAAAGAAACTTTGA
- a CDS encoding GAF domain-containing protein, with protein sequence MNINPVESTMELTKLSPPQILFGTEVDEKSSSEQFLLSMYDSVQASIFVVDVLEDGDFQYVALNPTHERWIGIRSDDLRGKKPEDILSAIDAAKVRQHYVDCVSFGTTISYEQCLQFQGVPTWWSTTLTPLKDSNSKVYRLIGTSSNITSVKQAEQAVGLQVEREQLLEAIAGRIHQSVKLETILHQTTIELRQFLNCDRVLIYRFETDGSGVIIAESTVAASDPLLGKNITDPCFSGKHPEHYGRGCIQVVEDIYAAGLHPCHIDFLTSLQIRANLVVPIFQEQDMWGLLIAQHCRESRQWQQTETDLLKQLATQIGIAVQQAELHQQLQDLKAKMELQKQKHLNQLQQVRNFEALVRRMTEQIRDSLDQTQVLQTLTQELAKLLNLERCQIELYSTCQTLVTIAYEYSINLPQCQGLTKQIADYLEVYQPLLQKQPLQFLEMASEWQPNLLVMSQMACPIFDTQGILGNIWLTRPSQEAFDEFEIELMQQVANECAIAIRQAQLYKQNQVQVKELEKSDRLKNQFLRTLSQELRTPITSISLAVQTLESVLTPAEISEIEIVPQLLQILHNECGRESKLINDLLTLTYLEAEPDPPTLIAIDFQSWLHPIIESFRDLTNCQRQQLNLTVDRALPPLETDITDLERIVTELLNHACKYTPAGEAIAVSAQLIGDTVELNITNSGIELTSNELSRIFEPFYHLSKHDPWKHSGTGLELALVQKMVRHLGGSIYVESAAGQTTFTVKFPF encoded by the coding sequence ATGAATATAAATCCAGTGGAATCAACTATGGAGTTGACAAAATTATCGCCACCTCAAATTCTTTTTGGCACAGAAGTAGATGAAAAAAGTAGTAGCGAGCAGTTTCTACTCAGCATGTATGATTCTGTACAGGCATCAATATTTGTAGTTGATGTTTTGGAGGATGGAGATTTTCAATATGTGGCCCTTAATCCCACTCATGAACGGTGGATAGGGATTCGCTCAGACGATCTCCGGGGCAAAAAGCCAGAGGATATCCTCTCTGCTATTGATGCTGCAAAGGTGCGTCAACATTATGTGGACTGTGTAAGCTTCGGCACAACTATTTCTTACGAACAATGTTTGCAATTCCAGGGAGTTCCTACTTGGTGGAGTACGACTCTCACGCCACTAAAAGATTCTAACTCCAAGGTTTATCGATTGATTGGTACTAGTAGTAATATTACCTCTGTGAAGCAAGCAGAGCAAGCAGTTGGACTCCAGGTTGAACGAGAACAACTACTAGAAGCGATCGCTGGACGGATTCACCAATCTGTAAAATTAGAGACAATTCTGCATCAGACTACAATTGAACTGCGACAGTTTTTGAATTGCGATCGCGTGTTAATTTATCGCTTCGAGACTGATGGTAGTGGAGTAATCATTGCCGAATCAACTGTAGCTGCCAGCGATCCACTGTTGGGAAAAAACATCACCGATCCCTGCTTCAGTGGCAAACATCCAGAACACTACGGACGAGGTTGCATTCAAGTTGTTGAAGATATTTATGCAGCCGGCTTGCATCCTTGCCATATAGATTTCCTGACATCTTTGCAGATAAGAGCCAATCTCGTCGTGCCGATTTTCCAAGAGCAAGATATGTGGGGACTATTGATTGCCCAGCATTGCCGTGAATCGCGTCAATGGCAGCAAACGGAAACTGACTTGCTCAAGCAGTTGGCAACTCAAATCGGTATTGCAGTCCAACAGGCAGAACTTCATCAGCAACTCCAGGATCTCAAAGCCAAGATGGAGTTGCAAAAACAGAAACATCTAAATCAGTTGCAGCAGGTGCGAAACTTTGAAGCCTTGGTGCGACGCATGACAGAACAAATCCGCGACAGTCTGGATCAAACTCAGGTGTTGCAGACACTTACCCAGGAATTAGCAAAGTTACTAAACCTTGAGCGTTGCCAAATTGAACTCTACAGTACCTGCCAAACTCTAGTTACTATTGCTTACGAATACAGCATTAATTTGCCCCAATGTCAAGGATTAACCAAACAGATTGCAGACTATCTTGAAGTTTATCAGCCGCTGTTGCAAAAACAACCATTGCAATTTTTGGAAATGGCCTCGGAATGGCAACCAAATTTGCTAGTTATGTCTCAGATGGCTTGTCCAATTTTCGATACTCAAGGGATTTTGGGAAATATTTGGTTGACAAGACCATCACAAGAGGCTTTTGACGAATTTGAAATTGAGCTAATGCAGCAGGTAGCAAATGAATGTGCGATCGCCATTCGTCAAGCCCAGCTTTACAAACAAAACCAGGTACAGGTAAAAGAACTAGAAAAAAGCGATCGCCTCAAAAACCAATTTCTCAGAACCCTGTCCCAAGAACTGCGGACACCCATAACAAGCATTAGCCTTGCAGTCCAAACTCTCGAAAGTGTCCTCACACCAGCAGAAATATCAGAAATAGAAATAGTGCCGCAACTCTTGCAGATTCTGCATAACGAGTGTGGGCGAGAAAGCAAGTTAATTAACGACCTACTCACACTCACATATCTCGAAGCCGAACCCGATCCTCCAACCTTGATTGCCATTGACTTTCAAAGCTGGCTTCATCCCATTATCGAGTCTTTTCGAGACCTCACCAACTGCCAGCGACAGCAGTTAAACCTGACTGTCGATCGGGCGCTGCCGCCTTTGGAGACAGATATCACTGATTTGGAGCGGATTGTCACCGAACTGCTCAACCATGCCTGCAAATATACCCCAGCCGGGGAAGCGATCGCAGTCTCTGCTCAGTTGATCGGGGATACAGTCGAGCTTAATATTACCAATTCGGGAATAGAGCTTACCAGCAATGAACTCTCGCGGATTTTTGAACCTTTCTATCACCTTTCCAAACACGACCCTTGGAAACATAGCGGCACAGGGCTGGAATTGGCATTAGTGCAAAAAATGGTCAGACATTTAGGCGGCTCAATTTATGTAGAGAGTGCAGCAGGTCAAACCACCTTCACTGTCAAATTCCCCTTTTAA